One window from the genome of Metabacillus flavus encodes:
- a CDS encoding bifunctional metallophosphatase/5'-nucleotidase, with the protein MRRKIRRFIQRRLVKATLAFTAAASAIVISIPAASAEEGNVKVQLLGINDLHGKIDVTGTLANDPKKYGQADYLAAYLRQREAANPNTITMHSGDMVGGSSPVSALLQDEPTVEIMESIGLDIGTVGNHEFDEGVPEMNRLIKGGDHANGTKGYDGMNFPLVAANVNYKDTGKLLLEPYKIIERGGEKIAFIGVATTATPANVVASAVENIEFTDEAEAINKYVPEVKNQGVKAIVVLAHVPVEGVVTPTGELADLANKVDDEVDVIYGAHNHKKANGLVDNKLLVQAWEYGKAFVDVDLEIDRNTHDIVKKQAEIVDVVQENITPDPAVREILKKYADQTGPKLNEVVGKTDEAIEGGYGKKGAIGDNALGNLIADGMNASMKSDFALMNGGGIRDVINAGDITWGELFNVQPFGNYLVKTSVTGEGLRDIVNAQISSQYGPDCSIGGFTYKWDGKTNKVTELKMADGSPVQDKKVYTLTVNNYMYDHTDDKYRIRANGTGRTDGAVDLDATVNFVKSFKEPIAYKASGRISEGPAAETPSEWEMEKEKSPVGRLILKKPVKLMKHEQDGSLSEVRTLNAKENLRVYGSNSKWHNVGGDYFVAADSNTVLYTGRVLIKEDMKLYSSNGLVYRTLKKGEAVKVYSLEEDRYKVGNGYYVKKDHSAVYFEGMVSILGDVSLWKEGQSVKTLKRGSLYRVYGVEDDLLYVGGGYSIKLEAGKVSYSKN; encoded by the coding sequence ATGAGAAGAAAAATCAGGAGATTCATTCAGCGAAGACTGGTAAAAGCCACACTGGCATTTACGGCAGCGGCAAGTGCTATCGTTATTTCTATTCCGGCTGCATCAGCAGAAGAGGGAAATGTTAAGGTTCAGCTGCTGGGAATTAATGATTTGCATGGGAAAATTGACGTGACAGGAACGCTGGCAAATGACCCGAAGAAGTATGGACAGGCTGACTACCTTGCGGCTTATTTGCGCCAAAGAGAAGCGGCTAATCCGAACACCATCACAATGCATTCAGGTGATATGGTAGGAGGAAGCTCGCCGGTATCCGCTTTGCTGCAGGACGAACCGACTGTTGAAATCATGGAATCCATTGGTTTGGATATAGGAACGGTCGGCAACCATGAATTTGATGAAGGGGTTCCGGAGATGAATCGCCTTATTAAGGGCGGCGATCATGCAAACGGAACGAAAGGATACGACGGAATGAACTTTCCGCTCGTCGCAGCAAACGTAAACTATAAAGACACCGGCAAGCTGCTTCTTGAACCTTATAAAATCATAGAAAGAGGCGGAGAAAAGATTGCCTTCATCGGTGTAGCAACAACTGCCACTCCTGCAAATGTAGTAGCGTCAGCTGTCGAGAATATCGAATTCACGGATGAAGCAGAAGCGATTAATAAGTATGTTCCTGAAGTCAAGAATCAAGGGGTAAAAGCCATCGTTGTTCTTGCCCACGTTCCTGTAGAAGGAGTTGTTACTCCGACAGGCGAGCTTGCTGATTTGGCGAACAAAGTAGATGATGAGGTGGATGTCATTTACGGTGCCCACAATCACAAGAAAGCAAATGGACTGGTGGATAATAAATTGCTCGTTCAAGCCTGGGAATACGGCAAGGCTTTTGTTGATGTAGATTTAGAGATTGATCGTAATACCCATGACATTGTTAAGAAGCAGGCTGAAATCGTAGATGTCGTTCAGGAAAACATCACTCCTGACCCGGCAGTTAGAGAAATTCTTAAAAAGTATGCTGACCAAACAGGGCCGAAGCTGAATGAGGTAGTGGGAAAAACTGATGAAGCGATTGAAGGCGGCTACGGTAAAAAAGGTGCCATAGGGGACAATGCTCTGGGCAATTTAATTGCAGACGGAATGAACGCTTCAATGAAAAGTGATTTTGCCCTAATGAACGGAGGAGGAATCCGTGACGTTATTAATGCAGGCGATATCACTTGGGGAGAACTGTTTAACGTTCAGCCATTTGGAAATTACCTTGTCAAAACGTCTGTCACTGGTGAAGGGCTGCGTGATATCGTCAATGCCCAGATTTCCTCTCAGTACGGACCTGATTGTTCAATCGGCGGCTTCACGTACAAATGGGATGGAAAAACAAACAAAGTAACGGAATTGAAAATGGCAGATGGTTCGCCTGTTCAGGATAAAAAGGTTTATACCCTTACTGTGAACAACTATATGTATGATCATACAGATGATAAATACCGGATTCGTGCAAACGGCACGGGAAGAACAGATGGAGCAGTTGATTTGGACGCTACAGTGAACTTTGTTAAATCCTTCAAAGAGCCAATTGCCTATAAAGCATCAGGAAGAATTTCAGAAGGACCTGCTGCAGAAACTCCTTCAGAATGGGAAATGGAAAAGGAGAAAAGCCCTGTAGGCCGATTAATTTTGAAAAAACCGGTGAAGCTCATGAAGCATGAACAAGACGGATCCCTCAGTGAAGTTCGTACATTAAATGCAAAAGAAAACCTTCGTGTGTATGGTTCAAACAGCAAGTGGCATAACGTAGGCGGTGACTACTTTGTAGCTGCTGATTCAAATACAGTCCTTTATACAGGAAGAGTTCTAATTAAAGAAGATATGAAACTGTACTCTTCAAATGGACTGGTTTACCGTACTCTTAAAAAGGGAGAAGCTGTAAAAGTTTATTCCTTGGAAGAGGACAGGTATAAGGTAGGAAATGGATATTATGTGAAGAAAGACCACAGTGCTGTTTATTTTGAAGGGATGGTTTCCATTTTAGGAGATGTTTCGCTCTGGAAGGAAGGACAATCTGTTAAGACTCTCAAAAGAGGCAGTTTGTACCGTGTTTACGGAGTAGAAGATGACCTTCTGTATGTAGGCGGCGGTTATTCGATCAAGCTTGAAGCAGGGAAGGTTTCATACAGCAAAAACTAA
- a CDS encoding DinB family protein has protein sequence MSDLKLIESYKISLQNYSLEQLRYIPEPGVWSIGQMYDHLIVVAHEYMDSVKACEKAVGDQKQEKTEFGVQLFTIGGFPPIKIKLPDELNAPPDNTKTKEDMILELNQLMTRMKELEVRVKDSNPNYKIKHGGFGWLNAQEWFSLIGMHFRHHLRQKDELDLKLGFELPATSFSGEKI, from the coding sequence TTGAGTGATTTGAAGCTGATTGAAAGCTACAAAATTTCCTTGCAAAATTATTCTTTGGAGCAGCTAAGGTATATACCTGAACCAGGGGTTTGGTCTATCGGTCAGATGTATGACCATTTGATTGTTGTAGCTCATGAATATATGGACAGTGTTAAGGCTTGTGAAAAAGCTGTTGGTGATCAAAAGCAGGAAAAGACTGAGTTTGGAGTACAACTTTTTACTATTGGTGGATTTCCTCCGATTAAAATTAAATTACCTGATGAACTTAATGCTCCACCCGACAATACAAAAACTAAAGAGGACATGATCCTTGAGCTTAATCAACTAATGACTAGAATGAAAGAATTGGAAGTGAGAGTGAAAGACTCAAACCCAAATTACAAAATCAAACATGGAGGATTTGGATGGCTGAATGCACAAGAATGGTTTTCTCTTATCGGGATGCATTTTCGTCATCATCTGCGTCAAAAGGATGAATTGGATCTAAAACTTGGTTTTGAACTACCTGCCACTTCATTTTCTGGCGAAAAAATTTGA
- a CDS encoding YciI family protein, which translates to MIFLCMGYFNPKKMDARPRAEIEAVMSECQPYIEKFYESGKVLLDAGLESEIKSLRRVNGKVMTTDGPITKTKEMIGSIFIFEAENMDEAIQQASLHPTTQVSKGEEFDWYIEVRPVHYLKKDN; encoded by the coding sequence TTGATATTTTTATGCATGGGCTATTTCAACCCAAAAAAAATGGATGCACGCCCAAGAGCGGAGATTGAGGCGGTAATGAGTGAATGCCAGCCGTACATTGAGAAATTTTATGAAAGCGGTAAGGTACTGCTTGATGCCGGTCTGGAGTCAGAGATCAAAAGCTTGCGTCGTGTAAACGGTAAGGTGATGACAACAGATGGTCCTATTACAAAAACAAAAGAGATGATAGGCAGCATATTCATTTTTGAAGCAGAAAACATGGATGAAGCAATTCAGCAAGCCTCTCTTCATCCGACGACGCAAGTCAGCAAAGGGGAAGAGTTTGACTGGTACATCGAAGTCCGTCCCGTTCATTACTTGAAGAAAGACAATTGA
- the spo0A gene encoding sporulation transcription factor Spo0A has translation MNKIKVCIVDDNRELVGLLEEYISGQNDMEVQGVAYNGQECLQMLEEKKPDVLVLDIIMPHLDGLAVLEKLRNLNLEKQPNVIMLTAFGQEDVTKKAVDLGASYFILKPFDMENLASHIRQVSGNAAPIMKRSSSSILSSKPENKSRNLDANITSIIHEIGVPAHIKGYLYLREAISMVYNDIELLGSITKVLYPDIAKKFNTTASRVERAIRHAIEVAWSRGNIESISSLFGYTVSMTKAKPTNSEFIAMVADKLRLEHMAS, from the coding sequence GTGAATAAAATCAAAGTGTGTATCGTGGACGATAATCGTGAGCTAGTGGGGCTTCTGGAGGAATATATTTCGGGACAAAATGATATGGAAGTGCAAGGCGTGGCTTATAATGGACAAGAATGTCTGCAAATGCTGGAGGAAAAGAAACCGGACGTATTGGTTCTCGACATCATAATGCCGCATCTTGACGGCTTAGCCGTTCTGGAGAAGCTTAGAAATCTTAATCTGGAAAAACAGCCTAACGTCATTATGCTGACTGCCTTTGGCCAGGAAGATGTAACGAAAAAGGCTGTAGACCTCGGAGCATCTTATTTCATCCTAAAGCCATTCGATATGGAAAATCTCGCGAGCCACATCCGCCAGGTAAGCGGAAATGCTGCACCGATTATGAAAAGGTCATCCAGCTCCATCCTCAGCTCAAAACCTGAAAATAAATCGAGAAATCTTGATGCCAACATTACAAGCATCATCCATGAAATTGGTGTGCCGGCTCATATCAAAGGATATTTGTATTTGCGTGAAGCCATTTCCATGGTCTACAATGACATCGAATTGCTTGGCTCGATCACAAAAGTTCTCTATCCGGACATCGCTAAAAAATTCAACACGACAGCAAGCCGTGTGGAACGCGCCATCCGCCACGCAATCGAAGTGGCTTGGAGCCGCGGCAACATCGAATCCATCTCTTCTCTGTTCGGCTATACGGTAAGCATGACGAAAGCAAAGCCAACCAACTCCGAATTCATCGCAATGGTTGCGGATAAGCTTCGATTGGAACATATGGCTTCCTAA
- the spoIVB gene encoding SpoIVB peptidase, whose amino-acid sequence MVWVRSEESESVALEKIRKIIGVILLVSLISIGFLKPVKEYIQLPKTVTIFESQTASLASAMPVQAAAASSHTEAFSVDQTNSEVKLKGEKAGESSVVFEWGGMPVKKTEVRVLPDLKIIPGGQSIGVKLNTLGVLVVGHHQVNTAEGKQSPGEIAGVQVGDIITEIDGTKIEEMNDVTPFIESSGKTGKPLNLVIYRDNRSHKAKLYPLKDENDQAYRIGLYIRDSAAGIGTMTFIEPQSQKYGALGHVISDMDTKKPIVVHDGEVMRSTVTSIEKGNNGNPGEKIARFSSDRVIVGDISRNSPFGIFGRLNQGMSNGVADKPLPVALSHEVKEGPAKILTVVEDDKVEAFDVKIVSTIPQKFPATKGLVLKVTDSRLLEKTGGIVQGMSGSPIIQNGKVIGAVTHVFVNDPTSGYGVHIEWMLNEAGINLYKEKVQTAS is encoded by the coding sequence ATGGTGTGGGTAAGGAGCGAGGAGAGTGAAAGTGTGGCATTAGAAAAAATCAGAAAAATAATTGGTGTAATTCTCCTTGTATCTTTAATAAGTATAGGTTTTCTCAAACCTGTGAAAGAATACATTCAGCTCCCAAAAACGGTTACGATCTTTGAATCCCAAACAGCCAGTCTTGCTTCGGCTATGCCTGTACAGGCAGCCGCTGCAAGTTCTCATACAGAAGCTTTCAGTGTTGATCAAACAAATTCTGAAGTAAAGCTTAAAGGTGAAAAAGCAGGTGAATCAAGCGTAGTCTTTGAATGGGGCGGCATGCCTGTAAAAAAGACAGAGGTCAGAGTCCTTCCGGATTTAAAAATCATTCCCGGAGGACAATCCATCGGTGTAAAGCTGAACACTCTTGGTGTACTCGTTGTAGGGCATCACCAGGTCAATACCGCTGAAGGCAAGCAGTCACCAGGAGAAATAGCCGGTGTGCAGGTTGGAGATATCATTACGGAAATTGACGGTACAAAAATTGAAGAAATGAATGATGTAACTCCGTTTATCGAATCATCTGGGAAAACAGGAAAACCCCTGAACCTTGTGATTTACCGGGACAATCGATCGCATAAAGCTAAATTGTACCCTCTCAAAGATGAAAACGATCAGGCGTACAGAATCGGATTATATATTCGTGATTCAGCCGCTGGGATTGGGACCATGACCTTTATCGAACCGCAATCTCAAAAATACGGGGCGCTAGGCCACGTTATATCGGATATGGATACAAAAAAGCCAATCGTCGTTCATGACGGCGAAGTAATGAGATCAACCGTAACATCCATTGAAAAAGGCAATAACGGAAATCCCGGAGAAAAAATAGCGAGATTTTCAAGTGACCGCGTCATTGTCGGAGATATTTCAAGAAACAGCCCCTTTGGAATTTTCGGCAGACTGAATCAGGGAATGAGCAATGGAGTTGCTGACAAGCCTCTGCCGGTTGCGCTTTCTCATGAAGTAAAAGAAGGTCCGGCTAAAATTCTTACTGTAGTTGAAGATGATAAAGTTGAGGCATTCGATGTCAAGATTGTCAGTACCATTCCGCAGAAATTCCCCGCTACAAAAGGACTGGTTCTCAAAGTCACCGATTCGAGACTCCTTGAAAAAACAGGAGGCATTGTACAGGGGATGAGCGGAAGTCCGATTATCCAAAACGGAAAAGTAATTGGAGCAGTAACACATGTATTTGTAAACGATCCAACCTCGGGCTACGGAGTCCATATTGAATGGATGCTGAACGAGGCAGGAATTAACCTTTATAAAGAAAAAGTTCAAACTGCAAGCTGA
- the recN gene encoding DNA repair protein RecN: MLAELSIKNFAIIESMTISFEKGLTVLTGETGAGKSIIIDAIHLLAGGRGSSEFVRYGESKAELEGLFLLENDQHACLEKCEEFGIEASDGMVVLRRDISSNGKSICRINGKLVTIAILREVGRMLIDIHGQHDNQELMNEEHHQPLLDQFGSAKIEPAHEAYSELYKKYSALKKKIRQLSDNEQEIAHRLDLIQFQLNEIEEAGLQPDEDIKLQEERKEISNFEKVFEALQNAYNALNGEQRGLDWTGLAMSSLEDVSSINDSLKNMSESMSNSFYILEDLSFQLRSQLDELEYDPERLNFIESRLNEISHLKRKYGSSVDEILAYSAKIEEEIETLTNRDSHVHKMRTELSSLFMDMKVEAENLTAVRKQAAKKLSADIHRELKELYMDKSSFDVVFNRKPGGKEDPEINGETVKFTADGADFIEFYISTNPGEPLKPLSKTASGGELSRIMLALKSIFSRHQGVTSIIFDEVDTGVSGRVAQSIAEKIYRVSIGSQVLCITHLPQVAAMADTHLFISKETKKGRTKTSVKPLTEEEKIREIGRMIAGVEVTNLTKEHAKELLSLASSSKK; this comes from the coding sequence TTGCTAGCGGAATTATCGATTAAAAACTTTGCAATTATAGAGTCAATGACCATTTCATTTGAAAAAGGGCTGACTGTGCTTACCGGGGAAACAGGGGCCGGAAAGTCCATCATCATTGATGCCATTCACTTGCTAGCCGGAGGACGCGGCTCCTCCGAATTTGTCCGGTACGGGGAGAGCAAGGCAGAGCTTGAGGGCTTATTTCTGCTTGAGAATGATCAGCATGCCTGTCTTGAAAAGTGTGAAGAATTCGGCATTGAAGCAAGCGACGGAATGGTTGTACTAAGAAGGGATATTTCTTCAAACGGGAAGAGCATTTGCCGCATTAACGGAAAGCTTGTAACAATAGCGATTCTTCGCGAGGTTGGCCGAATGCTCATTGATATTCATGGCCAGCATGATAATCAGGAGCTGATGAACGAGGAGCACCATCAGCCGCTGCTTGATCAGTTTGGATCAGCTAAAATCGAGCCGGCGCATGAGGCTTACAGTGAACTGTACAAAAAATATTCTGCACTGAAAAAGAAAATACGCCAGCTTTCAGATAATGAGCAGGAGATTGCACATCGCCTTGATCTCATTCAATTTCAGTTGAATGAAATTGAAGAAGCGGGCCTTCAGCCGGATGAAGACATAAAGCTTCAGGAAGAACGGAAAGAAATCTCTAATTTTGAAAAGGTTTTTGAAGCCCTGCAGAATGCTTATAATGCTTTGAATGGCGAGCAAAGGGGATTGGATTGGACGGGCCTTGCGATGAGCAGCCTTGAGGATGTTTCCTCCATTAATGACTCCCTGAAAAACATGTCAGAAAGCATGTCCAACAGCTTTTATATTTTAGAGGATTTGTCTTTCCAGCTTCGCTCGCAGCTGGATGAACTGGAATATGATCCGGAGCGGCTTAACTTTATTGAAAGCCGCCTGAACGAGATCAGTCATCTAAAAAGAAAATACGGCAGCTCCGTTGACGAAATTCTGGCTTATTCAGCCAAAATTGAAGAAGAAATCGAAACTCTGACTAACAGGGACAGCCACGTTCATAAAATGAGAACAGAGCTTTCTTCTTTATTTATGGACATGAAAGTGGAAGCAGAAAATCTTACCGCTGTCAGGAAGCAAGCAGCAAAAAAGCTCTCGGCGGATATTCATCGCGAGCTGAAAGAGCTATATATGGATAAATCCTCCTTCGATGTGGTTTTCAACCGGAAGCCGGGTGGAAAAGAGGATCCGGAAATAAATGGAGAAACCGTTAAGTTTACAGCAGACGGCGCCGATTTCATTGAATTCTATATTTCCACGAACCCTGGTGAGCCTCTCAAGCCATTATCAAAAACAGCTTCAGGGGGAGAACTATCCAGAATCATGCTTGCCTTGAAAAGCATATTTTCCAGGCATCAAGGCGTTACTTCAATTATCTTTGATGAGGTCGATACAGGAGTAAGCGGCAGAGTCGCACAATCGATTGCTGAAAAAATCTACCGCGTATCCATCGGTTCTCAGGTGCTTTGCATTACCCATCTTCCTCAAGTGGCAGCGATGGCAGATACCCACCTTTTTATTTCAAAAGAAACGAAAAAGGGCCGTACAAAAACAAGTGTCAAACCGCTTACAGAAGAAGAAAAAATCAGGGAAATCGGCAGGATGATTGCCGGTGTTGAAGTAACGAATTTAACAAAGGAACATGCAAAAGAACTTCTTTCATTGGCAAGTTCTTCAAAAAAATAA
- the ahrC gene encoding transcriptional regulator AhrC/ArgR, whose protein sequence is MNKGQRHIKIREIITHDEIETQDDLVDRLKSSGYNVTQATVSRDIKELHLVKVPMIDGRYKYSLPADQRFNPLAKLKRALIDAFVKVDSAGHMIVMKTLPGNANAIGALIDNLDWDDILGTICGDDTILIICRSPEVTEEITNRFLEML, encoded by the coding sequence ATGAACAAAGGGCAAAGACATATCAAAATCAGAGAGATCATCACACATGATGAAATTGAAACGCAGGATGATTTAGTTGATCGTTTGAAGAGTTCCGGCTACAACGTGACTCAGGCAACTGTATCAAGGGATATTAAAGAACTGCATTTGGTGAAGGTTCCAATGATTGATGGACGCTATAAGTACAGCCTTCCTGCAGATCAGCGCTTTAATCCCCTCGCCAAACTTAAGCGTGCACTCATTGATGCTTTCGTCAAGGTCGATTCTGCCGGCCATATGATTGTGATGAAAACCCTGCCCGGAAATGCAAATGCGATTGGGGCGCTTATCGATAATCTGGATTGGGATGACATTCTGGGTACCATCTGCGGTGATGATACCATTTTAATCATCTGCAGGTCTCCGGAAGTCACGGAAGAGATTACAAATCGCTTTTTAGAAATGCTCTAG
- a CDS encoding TlyA family RNA methyltransferase, which produces MMSKKERLDVLLVEKGLIETREKAKRAVMAGLVFANEMRLDKPGEKVDRDLPLTIKGNVLPYVSRGGLKLEKALKQFDVQAEGKIMIDIGSSTGGFTDCALQNGALKSYAVDVGYNQLAWKLRQDPRVIVMERTNFRYSEAADFQEGLPELATIDVSFISLRLILPALKKILIPGGDCLALVKPQFEAGRDQVGKKGIVRDPNVHEWVVSGMIEFALKEGFDCMNLSFSPITGGDGNIEFLLHLKWTGKDEEAASYLPVQTADVVRKAHEELKSKSLPEAE; this is translated from the coding sequence ATAATGAGCAAAAAAGAACGCTTAGATGTACTCCTCGTCGAGAAAGGTTTAATCGAGACGAGAGAAAAGGCGAAAAGGGCCGTCATGGCCGGACTCGTCTTTGCAAATGAAATGAGATTGGACAAACCGGGAGAAAAAGTAGACCGGGACCTGCCGCTAACCATTAAAGGGAACGTGCTTCCGTATGTCAGCCGCGGCGGGCTAAAGCTTGAAAAAGCCCTGAAGCAATTCGATGTACAGGCAGAGGGTAAAATCATGATTGATATCGGATCCTCTACAGGCGGATTTACAGATTGCGCCCTGCAAAATGGAGCCCTTAAATCCTATGCGGTAGATGTAGGCTATAATCAGCTTGCATGGAAGCTTAGACAGGATCCGCGCGTCATTGTAATGGAAAGAACGAATTTCCGTTATTCAGAGGCTGCAGACTTCCAGGAAGGGCTTCCGGAGCTTGCTACCATTGATGTATCGTTCATCTCACTTCGGCTGATCCTGCCGGCATTGAAGAAAATTCTTATACCAGGCGGAGACTGTCTTGCACTCGTGAAGCCACAGTTCGAAGCGGGCAGAGATCAGGTTGGAAAAAAAGGGATTGTAAGAGATCCGAACGTCCATGAATGGGTTGTTTCAGGAATGATTGAATTTGCATTGAAAGAAGGTTTCGACTGTATGAATCTTTCTTTTTCTCCAATAACCGGCGGGGATGGGAATATTGAGTTTCTTCTGCATTTAAAGTGGACTGGAAAGGACGAAGAAGCAGCTTCGTATCTGCCCGTTCAGACAGCGGATGTTGTCAGGAAGGCACATGAGGAACTTAAATCCAAGTCCCTGCCTGAAGCGGAATGA